From the Salipiger sp. CCB-MM3 genome, the window ACCAGCGCGCGCAGCCGCTCGAACTCGGCTTCATCGCCGCTGGCCTTGGCCTTGCCCACGTCCTTGGAGGCGGCCTTCTGCGCCGCCTGCGCGGTTTCGGCGGCGTGGATCGCGGCGCGGCGCTCTTCGTCCAGCGCCAGCACGGGGGCCGAGGCATTCTCCACACCCCGGCGCGAGAGCGCCGCATCAAAGGCGGCGGGGTTTTCGCGAATGGCGCGGATGTCATGCATCGGTCTAATCCTCTTTGTCTGCGACTCGCGCGGGTTATGCCCTGAATCGCTCAGGGAGTGTAGAGGGCGCCGTGCGGAAGGCGATCCCTCAGCCAGCGATCCACCGGCACCGCGAGGCTGGTTTGCGCATTGGTGGCGCTCACGACGCCGATGATGCGCCAGATGCCGTCGGTTTGCGTCAGTACCGGGCCGCCGGAATTGCCGTGCCGCACCGGGCACGACAGGCGCAGCAGCGCATGGTCCAGCGCGCCGCCGCAGTCAAAGCGCGCCGAAAGCCGGTTGGGCCGCAGATCGTGATAGCCGATCACCGCAAAGGGCGGCGCGGGCGCATCCCCCAGCGTCAGCGGCGTCACCTCCAGCGGATGCGCGAGGGTGAGGAGGGCAAGGTCATGCTCGATGTCGATGCGGTGGCCCGCATAGGCCTGCGGGTGCACCTCATAGGAGGCGACGGCGGCGTGATCGGCAAAGTCCCCGCCCAGCCAGCCTGCGACGAAATGCAGCCGCTCCGGCCGCAGCGGGTCGCCCTCGGCCCCGGCGACGCAATGGGCGGCGGTCAGCACCAGATCGGGCGCGACGAGCGTTCCCGAACACATGCCGCGCCGGT encodes:
- a CDS encoding trypsin-like serine peptidase; translated protein: MRLLLALLLLALPAAAADLPPLPPEDHAQWQAIGRVNTKGYNRRGMCSGTLVAPDLVLTAAHCVAGAEGDPLRPERLHFVAGWLGGDFADHAAVASYEVHPQAYAGHRIDIEHDLALLTLAHPLEVTPLTLGDAPAPPFAVIGYHDLRPNRLSARFDCGGALDHALLRLSCPVRHGNSGGPVLTQTDGIWRIIGVVSATNAQTSLAVPVDRWLRDRLPHGALYTP